The genomic segment TCTACGGGGTTTCACGGGGACGGAGGCGGTTGGAATGGCGCACGGCGAGGTGCTTGAGTTCGAGGAGTACGTACGCACGCGGCAGGAGGCTCTGCTGCGCAGCGCACGTCGGCTCGTCCCCGACCCGGTGGACGCGCAGGACCTGCTCCAGACCGCCCTCGTCCGCACGTTCGGCCGCTGGGACGGCATCGAGGACAAGTCCCTCGCCGACGCCTACCTCCGCCGCGTCATGATCAACACCCGTACGGAGTGGTGGCGCGCCCGCAAGCTCGAAGAGGTGCCCACCGAACAGCTGCCGGACGCGAGCGTCGACGACGGCACCGAGCAGCGCGCCGACCGCGCCCTGCTGATGGACGTCCTCGGAGTGCTGGCTCCCAAGCAGCGCAGTGTCGTCGTGCTGCGACACTGGGAGCAGATGAGCACGGAAGAGACGGCCGCCGCCCTGGGGATGTCGGCCGGTACGGTCAAGAGCACGCTGCACCGGGCGCTGGCGCGGCTGCGCCAGGAGCTGGAGAGCCGGGAAGCGATGAGCCGCGAGGCGACGGAGCGCGAGTCCCAGGGCGGCGTGACCGCGCCGGGCCGCAGGGCCGCGGTGGACCGCACGACCGCCGAGCGCACGGCTGCGGCGGACCGCGTGGCGGCCGAGCGCAAGGCCGCCGAGCGCCGGATCGGTGAACGCCGGGCCGCGGCGGATCGCGCCCTCGCGGACCGCCGGGCCGCAGCGCGCAGGACCGCCGCCGAGCTGGCCGCCGCCAATCGTGAGGCCGCCGAACGCCGGGCCGCCGAACGCGCCGTCGCGGACCGCGAAGCCGCCGAGCGGAAGGCCATGGAGCGCGCCGCCGCCGAACGCCGGGCCGCCGAACGCGCCGTCGCGGACCGCCAGGCCGCCGAGCACCGGGCCGCCGGCCTCAGGGCCGCGAACCGCGTCGCCGTGGGTCACAATGCTGACAGCCGCACGCCTGCGGACCGTACGCCCGCGAACCACGCCACTCCGGTTCGCACGGCGGCGCAGCACGCTCCCGCAGCCGTGTCCGCGCCGCCCGTGCCCGCACCCGTGCTGGCGCGCGTCCCGGCGCAGGCGCAGGCACGGGCGGTCAAGCGGTACGACGAACGGGGGCGGGAGCGGTGCGCGGCCTGACAGACACGGGCGACGACGGGAGCGGCCACGCCGGGGACGGTGAGGGCGGCAACGCCGGGGACGGTGGACTTCGCGGGCCGGGTGGGACCTCCGGGTCCCGTCCGGGCACCCGCTGGGCGGCGAGCGGAACGGCGGCGGCCGGGCTCGTCGCCTTCGGGCTGCTCCTGGTGAGCTGTTCGACCGGCGGCACGGGCACCCGGGACGAGGGGCCGGCGGGTGCCCAGGTGGTGACCCGCGTGACCCCGTCGCCCAGTACGCCGTCCACGGTGAAGCCTCCCCGGCGCGTGGACGTCGTACGGCTCGTCAAGAAGGACCCCAAGGTGAGCGGGCCGGTGCGCGAGGAGCTGAAGCCCTGCACCGGGGACGAGTACCCCGTCGACACCTCGTACGGGACGCTGACCGGCGGCTCCGCGGCGGATGTCGTGGTCAACGTGATGACCTGCGGGGACGCCGTCGGCATCGGGACGTACGTCTACCGCGCGCGCGCCGACGGGACGTACGAGAACGTCTTCACCACCGAGACCCCGACCGTCTACGGCACCATCGACCGGGGCGATCTGGTGGTGACGACGCAGGTGTACGGCAGGAAGGACGCGATCGCGTACCCCTCGGGCGAGGAAGTGATCACGTACCGCTGGGCCAAGACCGTGTTCGCCGAGTACGACCGGGTGCACAACGACTTCAACCGGGCGGCCGGCAACGGCGAGGGCGTGATGCCCGACCCCGTCCCGGAACCCACGAGGAACTGACGCCGTGACCGCCGTGCACCGCGAGGCGGCGGAGGGAATCACGGCGGGGCCGTGCCGGTCGACGACGACGCGGCGGGGTGCGGCACCAGGGCACGCGGGCCCGGCCCGATCCGGGCGGGAGGCCCTGGCGCATCGAGCAGCGGTGGCGGCGACAGGCCGACCGCGTACCGACGGAGAGTGAGAAGCAGTCCGATGGCCGAGACCCACGTGCTGTTCGTCGAGGACGACGACGTCATCCGCGAGGCCACCCAGCTCGCGCTCGAACGGGACGGCTTCGCGGTCACGGCGATGCCCGACGGGCTCTCCGGGCTCGACGCGTTCCGCGCCCACCGGCCGGACATCGCCCTGCTCGACGTGATGGTGCCGGGTCTGGACGGGGTCAGCCTCTGCCGCCGCATCCGGGACGAGTCGACGGTGCCCGTGATCATGCTGTCGGCGCGGGCCGACTCGATCGACGTGGTGCTCGGTCTGGAGGCCGGGGCGGACGACTACGTCACCAAGCCGTTCGACGGCGCGGTGCTGGTCGCCCGGATACGCGCCGTGCTGCGCCGCTTCGGGCACGCGGGCGGTGGCCGGCCCGGTGGCCCGGGGACGGACGCCACGGCGGACGAGGGGCCGCTCGCCTTCGGTGACGTGGAGATCGACACCGAGGGCATGGAGGTCCGCAAGGGGGGAGAGCCGGTGTCGCTGACCCCGACCGAGATGCGGCTGCTGCTGGAGTTCTCCGCCGCGCCCGGCACGGTCCTCTCGCGTGACAAGCTCCTCGAACGGGTCTGGGACTACGGCTGGGGCGGTGACACCCGGGTCGTCGACGTCCATGTGCAGCGGCTGCGCACCAAGATCGGGCAGGACCGGATCGAGACAGTCCGCGGCTTCGGCTACAAACTCAAGGCATGAGGCTCGCCCTGCGGACCGGGGTCCGCTGGAAGATCAGCATCGCCATCGCGGCGGTCGGCGCGCTGATCGCCGTCGCGCTGAGCCTCGTCGTGCACAACGCGGCCCGGGTCTCGATGATCGAGAACGCCCGCGAGGTGCAGTTGGACCGGCTGACGCTCGCGCAACGGATGTACGAGGCGACGAAGCCGAAGAAGATCGACCGGAAGTTCGGCGCCAAGCTCAACGATCCGCTGATGCCGCAGAGCCTGCGCCAGGAGGTCCGCAGGAACCGCCGCGCCACGCACGTCGACGAGAACGCGGGCGGGGTCCCCGACGTGTGGGCGGCCCTCCCGCTGCCGAACGGGGACGTGTTGTCGCTGCACACCCGGTACACCGACCGCTCGTCCACCATGAAGGACCTGGACCGGGCGTTGCTCATCGGCTCGGTCTCGGTGGTCTTCGGCGGCTGCGCGCTGGGCGTGCTGATCGGTGGACAGCTGTCGCGCCGGCTCCGCAAGGCGGCGACGGCGGCCGGAAAGGTCGCGCAGGGCAACACGGACGTACGGGTCAGGGAGGCCGTCGGCGGGGTGGTGCGGGACGAGACCGACGAGCTGGCACGGGCCGTGGACGCGCTGACCGACGCGCTGAACGAGCGTATCGAGGCGGAGCGCCGGGTCACCGCCGACATCGCGCACGAGCTGCGGACGCCGGTGACGGGGCTGCTGACGGCGGCCGAGCTGCTGCCGCCGGGCCGCCCCACCGAGCTGGTACGGGACCGGGCGCAGGCGCTGCGCACGCTGGTCGAGGACGTCCTGGAGGTGGCCCGGCTGGACAGTGCGTCGGAGCGGGCCGAGTTGCAGGAGCTGGCGCTGGGCGAGTTCGTCAGCCGGCGGATCGGGCTGCTGGACCCGGCGGTCTCGGTACGGGTGGTCCACGAGTCGTGGGTCAACACGGACCCGCGCCGCCTGGAGCGCATCCTGGGGAATCTGCTGGGGAACGCCGCGAAGCACGGGGGCGGCCCGGTGGAGGTGACGGTCGAGGGCCGGGTGGTGCGCATCCGCGATCACGGTCCGGGGTTCCCGGAGGCGCTGCTCCAGGAGGGGCCGAGCCGGTTCCGTACCGGAAGCAGCGACCGGGCCGGGCACGGGCACGGGCTCGGGCTGACGATCGCGTCGGGGCAGGCGCGGGTGCTCGGGGCGCGGCTGACCTTCCGGAACGCGGCTCCGGAGGGCGCGGCGGAGGGGACCGGCGGCGCGATCGCGGTGCTGTGGCTGCCGGAGCACGCGCCGACGAGCACGGGCAGCTTCCCGATCCTCAGGGCCGCCGGACAGCGCGACGGCCACGGGACGGGCGACGACCACCGGGACTCCGGGACGCCGGGAGCTCCGGGGGCGGCCGGAAAGGGCGGGGCGTCTCGACCGGTCGGGGCTGCCGGAAAGGGCGGGGCGGCC from the Streptomyces sp. AM 4-1-1 genome contains:
- the cseB gene encoding two-component system response regulator CseB — protein: MAETHVLFVEDDDVIREATQLALERDGFAVTAMPDGLSGLDAFRAHRPDIALLDVMVPGLDGVSLCRRIRDESTVPVIMLSARADSIDVVLGLEAGADDYVTKPFDGAVLVARIRAVLRRFGHAGGGRPGGPGTDATADEGPLAFGDVEIDTEGMEVRKGGEPVSLTPTEMRLLLEFSAAPGTVLSRDKLLERVWDYGWGGDTRVVDVHVQRLRTKIGQDRIETVRGFGYKLKA